Below is a genomic region from Desulfobacter sp..
CGTTTGTCCAGAAAATATTCCCGGATCACCGGGATATCTTTGGGGTTTAAGGCCAGATTTCTCTCATCTGAAATTTGGGCCAGCATCTGGTCGGTATCAATGTCCACAATATCAAAACAGGGCTCATGGTTTAAAATCACCTTGGCCGGCTTGACATTGGCCCCGGTTTTTTTATCCCATTCATCGCGATGAAAGACCTTAAACTGCTGGATAATGGCGTTGGAAAGAATCTGGGAGGCCATTTTTTCAACATCTGCCCGGGTTAAATTCTCTCCTGTCAAACAATAGCGTTTAGAGGTATAAATGCCCTCATCCACGGAAAACGTTTTGCCCAGGACATCATTGACCGCCTCCATGGCTGTGGCACCGGCATTATCCTTGACCCCGGGCCGGAATCCCACCCAGATGCACCAGTGAAACTCTATATCCAGGGGGCTAAGCGCTGAGACCTGGGTCACGGGATTTGTAAAAATCTCCTGCCGGGCCCGGTCAAGGCTGGTTTCGTCCAGGTCGGATTCAAGGGTCACAATATGAATACACCTGGCATTATCAATCTGGATTCCAAAATAAGAATCCGCCTTTTTAATCAAAGCCGAGGCTTCGGCATCCCTAAGGTCCTGTTTTAAAGCTATCTCGATATTGGAAATCATTTTACCCACCATTGAATAGTCTGGCTATGTCGTTATAAAAGACAAAAATCATTAATGTTACAAGCACGGCTGCACCGAATTGTACCAACCGTTCGCGCAGCTTTTCACCCACCGGCCGTCCCATAATGGCTTCAATGCCGAAAAAGAGCAGATGGCCGCCGTCCAGAACCGGTATGGGAAACAGGTTGATGATCCCCAGGTTGACAGAAAGCAATGCAATAAACCATACAAACTGAACCACTCCGGCCTTTGCCTGTTCCCCGGCCATCTGGGCAATCATGATGGGACCGCCCAGGTTGTCGGCGGAAACGGTTCCGCTGATCATTTTAACCACGGACAAAATGGTCAGCTTGACCAGGCCGAAGGTATCTGAAACAGATTTTTCCATGGCCTGGAAGATGTTGAGTTTTTTATGAAAAGTTTCTCCGGTTCCCACAATTCCGATCACATACCGGTCCACGGTTTCGCCGAATATGTTTTTTTCCTCTTGAACCTTGGGAATAATTGTAAAGTCCAGCACCTCTCCCTGCCGCTGAACAAGAAGATTAACAGGTTTGCCCTCGCCCTGGACAATGATCTTGGAAATCTGCTCAAAGGCCTTAACCGGCAGGTGGTTCACCTCTTTTATCACATCCCCTGGCTGAATTCCAGCAGTCATGGCCGGGCTGTCTTCAACCACACGCCCGACATCAGGCTTGCCCATGTAAATCCCTGAAACCTGGTACAGAACATAAAAGATAAAAATGGCCAGGAAAAAATTAAATGCAGGACCGGCCGCAACGATCAGGGCTTTGCGGCCAAGACTTTTGTGGGTGAATGACAAGGCTTTGTCCTCAGGAGAAATGGCGGCGCCGGGTTCTTCACCCACCATTTTTACATACCCGCCCAAAGGGATGGCTGAGATACAATACTCGGTTCTGCCGTAACGGCGTTTTAAAATTTTGGGGCCAAACCCCAGGGAAAACGCATCCACTCCCACCCCGCAGAGGCGGGCAACCAGAAAGTGCCCCAATTCGTGGAAAAAGACAAGAACACCGATAACAACGATAAATGCCACAGCAGAGTAACCCATACAACCTCGCTATTTGATTTTAAGGGATCGGGCAAGATTTTGCGCCTTTTCCCTGGCCCAGTAGTCGGCCTCAATAATACCTGAAAGATCAGGATTGTCAATGCAGGTGTGGCGTCCCATCACCTCTGAAATAAGTGTAAAAATATCCAAAAATCCTATTTCCCTTTGCAAGAACGCTCCAACGGCAATCTCGTTGGCAGCATTCATCACCGCAGGCAGGGTCCCTTTTTGCCTGCAGGCTTCAAAGGCAAATTCAAGGGAGGGAAATTTTCGGGTATCCGGTGCTTCAAAGGTCAGGCTGGCTAAATCGGGAAAATCAGGAAACCCGGTGCCAAGATCCATACGGGAGGGCTGGGAAAAGGCATAGGCAATGGCCGCCATCATATCCGGCACCCCCATCTGAGCCATGACAGCCCCGTCCTTGAATCCGACCATGGAATGAACAATGGACTGGGGATGGACCAACACCGTGATCTGATCATGGGTGATCCCGAAAAGCGCAACCGCCTCGATCACCTCAAGCCCCTTGTTCATCAGGGTGGCAGAATCAATGCTGATCTTTTGCCCCATATCCCAGGTGGGATGGTTCAGGGCATCTGCCGGAATAATATCTTTAAAGGTTTCATGGGGCCGGGTTCTGAAAGGACCGCCCGAAGCTGTTAAAAAGACCTGTTTAAAATCCCTGGATTGATTGCCCTGAAGACATTGAAAAATGGCAGAGTGTTCTGAATCCACCGGCAGGATATCCACCCCTTTTTCTTTGGCCCTTGCCATGACCAGATCGCCTGCCATGACCAGGGTTTCCTTGTTGGCCAGGGCGATTTGCTTTTTTGCATCAATGGCCGCAAGGGCCGGTTTCAGCCCTGCCGCGCCCACCATGGCCAAAAGCACCATGTCTGCCGTTTCCCATTGAGCCGCAAGGACAAACCCCTGTTCTCCCCAGAAAATCTCCGGGCAATCTTTGGGATCAACAAGATGTGAGAGTTCATCAGCCCCGTTTTGGTCCAGCACCGCCACCATCGCAGGCTTGAACTCACGGATCAATTCAGCCATGAGCGCAAGATTTTTAGCGCAGGTCAGCACCTGAACATCGAAACGGTCAGGATGCATGCGGACAATTTTAAGGGCAGAGCTGCCGATTGAGCCTGTGGCCCCAAGGATGGCCAGAGACTTCATCGAATAAACGCCAGAAAAACGTAGAGCACGGGAATGGCCAGAAGCAGCCCGTCAATCCGGTCGAGCATGCCCCCGTGTCCGGGCAGGATACGGCCGGAAT
It encodes:
- the rseP gene encoding RIP metalloprotease RseP; the encoded protein is MGYSAVAFIVVIGVLVFFHELGHFLVARLCGVGVDAFSLGFGPKILKRRYGRTEYCISAIPLGGYVKMVGEEPGAAISPEDKALSFTHKSLGRKALIVAAGPAFNFFLAIFIFYVLYQVSGIYMGKPDVGRVVEDSPAMTAGIQPGDVIKEVNHLPVKAFEQISKIIVQGEGKPVNLLVQRQGEVLDFTIIPKVQEEKNIFGETVDRYVIGIVGTGETFHKKLNIFQAMEKSVSDTFGLVKLTILSVVKMISGTVSADNLGGPIMIAQMAGEQAKAGVVQFVWFIALLSVNLGIINLFPIPVLDGGHLLFFGIEAIMGRPVGEKLRERLVQFGAAVLVTLMIFVFYNDIARLFNGG
- a CDS encoding 1-deoxy-D-xylulose-5-phosphate reductoisomerase; protein product: MKSLAILGATGSIGSSALKIVRMHPDRFDVQVLTCAKNLALMAELIREFKPAMVAVLDQNGADELSHLVDPKDCPEIFWGEQGFVLAAQWETADMVLLAMVGAAGLKPALAAIDAKKQIALANKETLVMAGDLVMARAKEKGVDILPVDSEHSAIFQCLQGNQSRDFKQVFLTASGGPFRTRPHETFKDIIPADALNHPTWDMGQKISIDSATLMNKGLEVIEAVALFGITHDQITVLVHPQSIVHSMVGFKDGAVMAQMGVPDMMAAIAYAFSQPSRMDLGTGFPDFPDLASLTFEAPDTRKFPSLEFAFEACRQKGTLPAVMNAANEIAVGAFLQREIGFLDIFTLISEVMGRHTCIDNPDLSGIIEADYWAREKAQNLARSLKIK